From a region of the Gossypium raimondii isolate GPD5lz chromosome 10, ASM2569854v1, whole genome shotgun sequence genome:
- the LOC105777133 gene encoding mannose-1-phosphate guanylyltransferase 1 gives MKALILVGGFGTRLRPLTLSVPKPLVEFANKPMILHQIEALKAVGVTEVVLAINYQPEVMLNFLKEFETKLGITITCSQETEPLGTAGPLALARDKLVDESGEPFFVLNSDVISEYPFKEMIEFHKAHGGEASIMVTKVDEPSKYGVVVMEESTGQVDKFVEKPKLFVGNKINAGIYLLNPSVLDRIELRPTSIEKEVFPKIAAEKKLYAMVLPGFWMDIGQPRDYITGLRLYLDSLRKKASPKLASGPNVVGNVLVHETAKIGEGCLIGPDVAIGPGCVVESGVRLSRCTVMRGVRIKKHACISSSIIGWHSTIGQWARVENMTILGEDVHVCDEIYSNGGVVLPHKEIKSSILKPEIVM, from the exons ATGAAGGCACTTATTCTTGTTGGAGGGTTTGGAACTCGATTGAGGCCATTGACTCTCAGTGTTCCGAAGCCACTTGTCGAATTCGCTAATAAACCCATGATCCTGCATCAG ATTGAGGCTCTCAAGGCTGTTGGTGTAACTGAAGTTGTGTTGGCTATTAATTACCAACCTGAG GTGATGTTGAACTTCTTGAAGGAATTCGAAACTAAACTCGGGATCACGATCACGTGTTCTCAAGAGACTGAGCCGCTCGGCACTGCTGGTCCTCTTGCTTTGGCTAGGGACAAACTTGTTGACGAGTCCGGCGAACCGTTTTTTGTCCTTAACAGTGACGTTATCAGTGAGTATCCATTCAAAGAAATGATTGAATTCCACAAAGCTCATGGTGGAGAAGCTTCCATAATGGTAACCAAG GTGGATGAACCATCGAAATATGGTGTGGTGGTGATGGAAGAATCAACAGGACAAGTGGACAAATTCGTGGAAAAACCTAAATTGTTCGTTGGAAACAAAATCAATGCTGGGATTTATCTGCTGAACCCTTCTGTTCTTGATAGAATCGAACTGAGACCAACCTCGATTGAAAAAGAGGTCTTCCCGAAGATTGCAGCCGAGAAGAAGCTGTATGCAATGGTCCTACCAGGGTTTTGGATGGACATCGGTCAACCAAGGGACTATATTACCGGACTAAGACTCTATCTAGACTCCCTTCGAAAGAAAGCTTCACCTAAGTTGGCCAGTGGTCCAAACGTTGTAGGAAACGTTTTGGTTCATGAGACTGCCAAAATCGGAGAAGGATGTTTGATCGGACCAGACGTGGCAATCGGTCCAGGCTGCGTTGTCGAGTCCGGAGTCAGACTTTCTCGTTGCACGGTGATGCGTGGAGTGCGCATCAAGAAACACGCATGCATATCCAGCAGTATCATCGGATGGCATTCCACCATTGGTCAATGGGCTAGAGTAGAAAACATGACCATCCTTGGAGAAGACGTTCACGTATGTGACGAAATTTACAGCAACGGCGGCGTGGTTTTGCCTCACAAAGAGATCAAATCAAGCATCTTGAAGCCGGAAATCGTCATGTGA